A single Pirellulales bacterium DNA region contains:
- a CDS encoding DUF697 domain-containing protein, producing MSDHPESIQGSTRSTPLVLGDPNSGKSPFEASEKEKSSALTDAGQVDAGTSQRRSYRQSLGVPPQTATVFETVPRADSRLTEAWDRPLSDDDESETALESNSWGQPLLRPSVIAILLLLGSLVSLFVLSQVLLLITQLSQLPGWVRPLGYAGAAVLCGLTVYAMVRVGLCYFSLRATERISLRSLGALRQRARLRSAAIKRIREARQSLAELLDKYPMSNWSEVKQLKKLGMTPQEIKSLAQYRQRLLADTGGASEGWMENFNRQFLQLLDVIADRRIKLYAKRSGITTGAAHRGSIDTIIVAMNAYLMVGDLCRIYNVRAGAWGTARILGHIFFNTFAASHVDQLSDVAADHAANVMSQHADHLEPVAGAVGGAVGGAVGGAVGHIPGALVGAKVASKVASRFISGGVNAILLYRLGRAAVRQLRPLQERPGAT from the coding sequence ATGAGCGATCATCCTGAAAGTATCCAGGGTTCGACCCGATCGACGCCGTTAGTTCTCGGAGATCCGAATTCCGGTAAGAGTCCGTTCGAGGCAAGCGAGAAAGAGAAGTCATCGGCGTTGACAGATGCCGGACAAGTTGACGCGGGAACCAGCCAGCGCCGGAGCTATCGGCAATCCCTGGGCGTTCCACCGCAGACGGCGACTGTTTTCGAGACGGTTCCACGAGCGGATAGCCGGTTGACCGAAGCCTGGGATCGGCCGCTTTCCGACGACGATGAAAGCGAAACAGCCCTCGAATCGAACTCTTGGGGCCAGCCGCTGCTCCGCCCTAGTGTGATCGCCATTCTGCTTTTGCTCGGCAGTCTTGTATCGCTATTTGTCCTCAGCCAGGTCCTGCTGTTGATCACTCAGTTGTCCCAATTGCCGGGCTGGGTTCGCCCACTCGGCTACGCGGGAGCCGCGGTATTGTGCGGCCTGACGGTTTACGCAATGGTCCGCGTCGGCCTTTGCTACTTCAGTCTCCGGGCGACCGAGCGGATTTCGCTGCGGTCGCTTGGCGCGCTGCGGCAGCGGGCGCGCCTCCGCTCCGCTGCAATCAAGCGCATTCGCGAGGCGCGGCAAAGCTTAGCCGAGTTGCTCGACAAGTATCCGATGTCCAACTGGTCAGAGGTCAAGCAACTCAAGAAGTTGGGCATGACTCCTCAAGAGATCAAGAGCCTCGCCCAGTATCGACAACGGCTCCTGGCCGACACGGGCGGAGCGAGCGAGGGGTGGATGGAGAATTTCAACCGGCAGTTTTTGCAACTCTTGGACGTAATAGCCGATCGCCGGATCAAGCTGTATGCCAAGCGATCGGGGATCACAACGGGAGCTGCCCACCGCGGATCCATCGACACGATCATCGTCGCGATGAATGCTTATCTGATGGTCGGCGATCTGTGCCGGATCTACAACGTGCGGGCCGGCGCCTGGGGGACAGCGCGGATCCTGGGCCATATTTTCTTCAACACGTTTGCCGCTAGTCACGTCGATCAATTGTCGGACGTCGCTGCCGATCATGCTGCCAACGTCATGTCGCAACACGCGGACCATTTGGAGCCTGTAGCCGGCGCCGTCGGGGGCGCGGTCGGCGGAGCGGTCGGCGGAGCGGTCGGCCACATTCCAGGGGCGCTGGTCGGCGCCAAGGTTGCGTCCAAAGTGGCGTCCCGATTCATCAGCGGCGGGGTGAATGCGATTTTGTTGTATCGGCTCGGAAGGGCGGCCGTGCGGCAATTACGCCCGTTACAGGAGCGGCCGGGGGCGACATGA
- a CDS encoding DUF1549 domain-containing protein, producing MRYKTAALENWLRLRFAVNMPYDEIARELITAQVHAAQTDASEPSAAAFFQAAEFKPELLAASTSRVFLGIQLQCAQCHDHPFASWKRQQFWQYAAFLKDMQDEAADPASSAATPIAALEDDSLLIPETKICRQAAIP from the coding sequence TTGCGGTACAAAACCGCGGCGCTGGAAAACTGGTTGCGGCTGCGCTTCGCGGTCAACATGCCCTACGACGAAATCGCCCGCGAATTAATCACGGCGCAAGTCCACGCGGCCCAGACCGATGCCAGCGAGCCTAGCGCGGCCGCGTTTTTCCAGGCGGCCGAATTCAAACCCGAGTTGTTGGCGGCTAGCACATCGCGAGTCTTTCTGGGCATTCAATTGCAATGCGCCCAGTGTCACGACCATCCGTTCGCCAGTTGGAAGCGGCAACAGTTCTGGCAGTACGCCGCGTTCTTGAAGGACATGCAAGACGAAGCGGCTGATCCTGCTTCGTCCGCCGCGACGCCAATCGCCGCCCTGGAAGACGACAGCCTCCTCATCCCCGAGACGAAAATATGTCGTCAAGCCGCAATTCCTTGA